A window of Candidatus Cloacimonadaceae bacterium genomic DNA:
GCGTTTCAATCCTTGGTTTAGAGGATGGGGAGGGTAAACGCTGACCATGACCAAGTCACGATGACACGATAATCGTTTCAATCCTTGGTTTAGAGGATGGGGAGGGTAAACCCGGCAGCGACGCCAAGATGCTCCGCGAGTTTTTTTGTTTCAATCCTTGGTTTAGAGGATGGGGAGGGTAAACCCTTTAAAATCAACAACCCCAATTTTAACTTTTTAAGTTTCAATCCTTGGTTTAGAGGATGGGGAGGGTAAACAGCTGCCCCACCCAATGACCAATGACCACCATCTATAGTTTCAATCCTTGGTTTAGAGGATGGGGAGGGTAAACTCACTCAAGGAGATATTCTATTGCCATGAGATAAGTTAGAGCATAATCCCGGATGGGGTAAACAGGTCGATTCATCTTTTTAATCCCCTTTTTCTTCACAAATTTATTACTTCGGACACATCCAAACACTCTATACTCCTTTAAAAGAGCAACATTCCAGACAAACTCTAGATAAATCCGTCTCAGGCAACACAGATGTTGCGGTAAGTACAATCCTCGCATTTTCTCTTTGATTTTTTAGCATTCGGATAGTAGGACAGGTTAATGATGTTGAAGATATCGTCAAGTACTTTTTTTGCTTTTATCTTCAGGTTCTCGGTGATATCGATTTGTTCCAGGTGGTTTTTACTTCGCACATAGACGATGAAGGCTCGGTTGACAGTTCTTTGGAATTGTAATTCGATCAACATAGCATACAAGGTCTGCTGCATAATATGGGTATTGTAAATCCGGTTTTCCCAAAATGCATATTTATAATCCAATGGAGCAGCAGTGCCGTCTTGTAAAAAAAGAACTTCATCGATTTTACCAACCAGCATTAGTTGTTCCGAGCTGAGATAGACATCGAGCAATTTGGAATCCGCCCCGACCTTTTTTCTCAAGTAGTCCTTATTGGTTACAAGTTTGTTTTCATGAATCAAACGCCCTTTATTGACCAGTTGCCTGCGGTGCTCGTGTTGTCCTACCTTTAGGACATTCATAAAGTATGTGAACCTCGGGCAGAACATGTGTTCAATAACTTCTGATGGCGTGATAAAGATGAAGTCCATTTTACATTATAAGTGCTTTGATTTCATCGGTGATGAGGTTTTTATCAAAAGCTTGCCCGAGAAGTTCGCATTGGTCAAAGTCATCCCGGCACATGGGGAAGATATAGACACGGTCATAGTTGGGCTCGATTATCTCTTCGATCTGGCAGCGGAGTTCTTTTCTTTTTGTTTTGTTCAGATCACCGAGAAAAACCGAATACTGCACTCGATAAATGCCGGATTTTTCGCAGAACTTGGCAACTTTGTTGCGGATTTTGTTTTTTTGGATATCATAAAGAACCCACGTGAGCATCAGTCCCCCTCGTCTTCAATGT
This region includes:
- the cas2 gene encoding CRISPR-associated endonuclease Cas2 → MLTWVLYDIQKNKIRNKVAKFCEKSGIYRVQYSVFLGDLNKTKRKELRCQIEEIIEPNYDRVYIFPMCRDDFDQCELLGQAFDKNLITDEIKALIM
- the cas4 gene encoding CRISPR-associated protein Cas4 produces the protein MDFIFITPSEVIEHMFCPRFTYFMNVLKVGQHEHRRQLVNKGRLIHENKLVTNKDYLRKKVGADSKLLDVYLSSEQLMLVGKIDEVLFLQDGTAAPLDYKYAFWENRIYNTHIMQQTLYAMLIELQFQRTVNRAFIVYVRSKNHLEQIDITENLKIKAKKVLDDIFNIINLSYYPNAKKSKRKCEDCTYRNICVA